One Brevibacillus choshinensis genomic window carries:
- a CDS encoding helix-turn-helix transcriptional regulator, with amino-acid sequence MAERFVNTKELCETLQVSRRTVEQSRKLHGLPFYKTGGGTPRYLLTEVKEWMRNNVARNEE; translated from the coding sequence ATGGCCGAGAGATTCGTAAATACCAAAGAATTGTGTGAAACACTTCAGGTTAGCCGTAGAACCGTAGAACAAAGCCGTAAACTACACGGCTTACCTTTCTATAAGACAGGTGGAGGAACACCACGATATCTTTTAACGGAAGTTAAGGAATGGATGCGGAACAACGTGGCACGAAACGAAGAATAG
- a CDS encoding tyrosine-type recombinase/integrase: MDRRKGKTLVRKRPSVDLHGQDYTLDQLFERFYSFKTSQGLRDRTLSEHQKLYTYFRGWLQQKIPNPKVGDISRDTVQAYITYMAQERVQFEGHTFNPAKYAPETKVGLNPMTINIRVRALKCFLKYGYDNGYFEENPIADIRLFKTDEDEIGAFTEQQVQKLLKACNKKTYAGFRDHTLMTLLLDTGLRISEALSITNEMVDCNTRLITLSGKVTKNRKLRQVPISQETAKLLKQLQQENGHFFLLRSA, encoded by the coding sequence ATGGACAGACGCAAAGGCAAAACTTTGGTACGTAAGCGGCCCAGTGTAGACTTACATGGTCAAGATTATACGCTAGACCAACTGTTTGAGCGATTCTACAGCTTCAAAACGTCCCAAGGGCTTCGTGATCGTACACTGAGTGAACACCAGAAGCTGTATACCTACTTTCGTGGCTGGCTACAACAAAAAATCCCCAATCCGAAGGTTGGGGACATTTCACGGGATACTGTACAGGCATACATTACCTACATGGCGCAGGAGCGTGTACAATTCGAAGGACATACGTTTAACCCAGCTAAGTACGCCCCCGAGACCAAAGTGGGACTAAACCCAATGACAATCAATATCCGGGTACGTGCGCTGAAGTGTTTCCTCAAATACGGCTATGACAACGGATATTTTGAAGAGAATCCTATTGCCGATATCAGATTATTCAAGACTGATGAGGATGAAATTGGAGCATTTACAGAGCAGCAGGTGCAAAAGCTCTTAAAAGCTTGCAACAAAAAAACATATGCTGGCTTCCGTGATCACACGTTGATGACGCTTCTACTGGATACAGGGCTACGCATTAGTGAGGCACTCAGTATCACGAATGAAATGGTGGATTGTAATACCCGTTTGATTACATTGTCGGGTAAAGTCACAAAAAACCGGAAGCTCCGACAGGTACCGATCTCTCAGGAGACGGCAAAGTTACTCAAACAACTTCAACAGGAAAATGGACACTTTTTTTTACTCCGGTCTGCCTGA
- a CDS encoding HNH endonuclease codes for MLRVEDIIEIREKDDDRGFEIVFDDGRIIWLTKRRTIISLLMLIKYGASSEADLARGSIRIQEVKSILANKCPEEWILDGYADANKPFSELWNEEGFSWIHPAEEKLKGNQQYVLKVDDHEKLFTAVKKAFRTAPKKQEKEEISKRQEGLCNFCGSRLLEKKSITISTFAKDRVRQVFDHRIPVEKGGDSNLDNYQALCFSCNKYKWQICNLCHLETCDPNCALVKPESHTVISPTNEDISDRLYRRR; via the coding sequence ATGTTAAGAGTCGAAGACATTATAGAAATTAGGGAAAAAGATGACGACAGGGGATTTGAAATAGTTTTTGATGATGGGAGAATTATTTGGTTAACAAAAAGAAGAACAATTATTTCTTTACTTATGTTGATAAAATATGGGGCGTCATCTGAGGCAGACTTAGCCAGAGGCTCTATAAGAATACAGGAAGTAAAGTCTATCTTGGCAAACAAATGTCCAGAAGAATGGATATTAGATGGGTATGCTGACGCAAATAAACCCTTTAGCGAATTATGGAACGAAGAAGGCTTTAGCTGGATTCATCCTGCAGAAGAAAAATTAAAGGGAAATCAACAGTATGTATTAAAAGTAGATGATCATGAAAAGTTATTCACGGCCGTAAAAAAAGCATTTAGAACGGCACCAAAAAAGCAAGAAAAGGAAGAAATCTCAAAAAGGCAGGAGGGACTTTGTAACTTCTGCGGGTCTAGATTATTGGAGAAAAAAAGTATTACTATCTCTACCTTTGCAAAGGATAGAGTAAGACAAGTTTTTGACCATAGAATACCGGTTGAAAAAGGTGGAGATAGTAATTTAGATAATTATCAAGCTTTATGTTTTTCCTGTAATAAGTATAAATGGCAAATTTGTAATCTGTGTCATCTTGAAACATGTGATCCTAACTGCGCACTAGTTAAACCGGAATCACACACTGTAATTTCACCAACTAATGAAGATATTTCGGATAGATTATATCGCAGAAGATAA
- a CDS encoding NPCBM/NEW2 domain-containing protein has translation MSKFKTATFVSGLILGIGISVGSVALAASTNVTLLPVKFIVNKVDKTPLNGQFIDNGIKVPASIVYNGTVYAPVKMVTSMLGYSTNWDAKNKSLLIGDTSSGLLLSDQNPIQTEGGVKSNNIMSIGKQEFNKGFLFADNKASVVYNLDGQYSTLKFQFGIDDSKTYPRPGTLKVIGDGKELWQSPVLIGTPAQETKINISGVLHLEIRMECKDSLGTRISVVNPLVTK, from the coding sequence ATGTCGAAATTTAAAACCGCAACCTTTGTTTCAGGCTTAATTTTAGGTATTGGAATATCTGTTGGGAGTGTTGCACTTGCAGCATCAACGAACGTCACTTTACTTCCGGTTAAATTTATCGTCAATAAAGTTGATAAGACACCTTTGAACGGTCAGTTCATTGATAATGGCATAAAAGTTCCCGCATCAATTGTATATAACGGTACAGTTTATGCACCTGTAAAAATGGTGACTTCTATGCTTGGATATTCAACGAATTGGGATGCAAAAAACAAATCGCTATTAATCGGGGACACCAGTTCCGGTTTATTGCTTTCGGATCAAAATCCTATTCAAACCGAGGGCGGTGTAAAATCAAACAATATAATGTCTATTGGTAAACAAGAATTTAATAAAGGTTTTTTGTTCGCGGATAATAAAGCAAGTGTAGTGTACAATCTCGATGGTCAGTACTCTACTTTAAAATTCCAATTTGGGATAGATGACAGTAAGACTTACCCACGGCCTGGAACATTAAAGGTAATTGGTGATGGCAAAGAACTTTGGCAAAGTCCGGTATTGATAGGTACACCTGCTCAAGAAACTAAAATAAATATTAGTGGAGTTTTACACCTTGAGATCAGGATGGAGTGTAAAGACAGCCTTGGCACAAGAATAAGTGTAGTAAACCCATTAGTTACAAAGTAA
- a CDS encoding DNA cytosine methyltransferase yields MRTITFADLCAGIGGFRYGLEKIGWKCVYSCEVDDNCEATYKLNYKDAFNKKDIADINPLELYGVDVFCSGFPCQPFSIAGKQLGFEDPRGEVFNHILRLVDGARPAVVFLENVANLVRHNNGETFSLMVNSLKDLNYNVFYKILDSSYFGVPQRRSRVYIVAFRNDCNINDFIFTEKRTEETHFRRFIKHGDNSIPITSKWQEYIDLYTGNITINEMSFNVPKTRQTLERISPKANLNDCIFQIRSSGIRAISLDEPLPTFAVSHSGGGAMIPVYSGERRHINITEMKRIMGFPDNFKFNVSRTHVVKQLANAVCPPVIESIGLDIRNKLIQESLSSAI; encoded by the coding sequence ATGAGAACTATTACTTTTGCAGATCTATGTGCAGGCATAGGTGGATTTCGCTATGGTTTGGAGAAAATCGGATGGAAATGTGTTTATTCTTGTGAAGTTGACGACAACTGTGAAGCAACATATAAATTAAACTATAAAGATGCATTTAATAAAAAGGATATTGCAGACATCAATCCGCTAGAATTATACGGTGTGGATGTCTTTTGCTCTGGTTTTCCATGCCAGCCATTCTCAATAGCAGGAAAACAGCTTGGATTTGAGGATCCAAGGGGCGAAGTATTCAATCATATTCTTAGGCTTGTTGATGGAGCAAGGCCCGCTGTTGTTTTCCTCGAAAATGTAGCAAATTTAGTTAGGCACAATAATGGTGAGACATTCTCTTTGATGGTAAACTCCTTAAAAGATCTAAATTACAACGTATTTTATAAAATACTGGATAGCTCTTATTTCGGAGTTCCTCAAAGGCGTTCTAGAGTATATATCGTAGCTTTTAGAAATGATTGTAATATTAATGATTTTATTTTTACAGAAAAAAGAACAGAGGAAACTCATTTTAGAAGATTTATTAAGCATGGAGACAATTCCATACCTATAACAAGTAAATGGCAAGAATATATCGATTTGTATACTGGGAATATTACAATCAACGAAATGAGTTTTAACGTACCAAAAACTCGCCAGACTCTCGAACGAATTAGTCCTAAGGCAAATTTAAATGATTGTATATTTCAGATACGATCTAGTGGAATTAGGGCTATATCGCTGGACGAACCACTTCCCACTTTTGCTGTAAGCCATAGTGGAGGGGGAGCCATGATTCCTGTTTACAGTGGAGAACGGAGACACATAAATATTACTGAAATGAAAAGAATTATGGGGTTTCCCGATAATTTTAAATTTAATGTGTCTCGAACCCACGTTGTAAAACAATTAGCCAATGCTGTGTGTCCACCAGTAATTGAATCGATAGGCTTAGATATTAGAAACAAACTTATTCAGGAATCTTTATCTTCTGCGATATAA
- the aceA gene encoding isocitrate lyase, whose amino-acid sequence MGTNNQKQEAIQQVEQSWKSERFQGITRTYTAEDVVRLRGSVQIEHTLARMGAERLWNLLHTEHHVKALGALTGNQAIQQVKAGLKAIYLSGWQVAADANLSGQMYPDQSLYPANSVPHVVKRINQALQRADQIDQSEGGTDTHWFAPIVADAEAGFGGPLNVFELMKGMIEAGAAGVHFEDQLASEKKCGHMGGKVLIPTQAAVRNLISARLAADVMGVPTIIVARTDANGAFLITSDIDEQDQPFLTGERTPEGFFRLRGGLDAAIARGLAYAPYADLIWCETSEPNLEEARRFAEAIHEKFPGKLLAYNCSPSFNWKKKLDEESIARFQDELGEMGYKFQFVTLAGFHSLNYGMFELARGYRDRGMAAYSELQQAEFGSEIHGYTATRHQREVGTGYFDEIAQVIAGGTSSTTALSGSTEEEQFAHQ is encoded by the coding sequence ATGGGCACAAACAACCAAAAGCAAGAAGCGATTCAACAGGTGGAGCAAAGCTGGAAATCCGAGCGTTTCCAAGGAATTACCCGTACTTATACCGCAGAGGATGTAGTTCGTCTGCGGGGATCTGTCCAAATCGAACATACTTTGGCTCGAATGGGTGCAGAACGACTGTGGAATTTACTCCATACCGAGCATCACGTCAAGGCACTGGGTGCTTTGACCGGGAATCAGGCGATTCAACAAGTAAAAGCGGGGCTGAAGGCGATTTATCTGAGCGGCTGGCAGGTAGCCGCTGACGCCAACCTCTCTGGACAAATGTATCCGGACCAAAGCCTCTACCCTGCAAACAGCGTTCCTCATGTAGTGAAGCGCATCAACCAGGCGCTCCAGCGCGCAGATCAGATCGATCAATCCGAAGGGGGTACCGACACGCATTGGTTCGCACCGATCGTAGCGGATGCGGAAGCTGGCTTCGGAGGTCCATTGAATGTATTCGAGCTGATGAAAGGCATGATTGAGGCGGGAGCAGCAGGGGTTCACTTTGAGGATCAGCTCGCGTCTGAGAAAAAATGCGGCCACATGGGCGGAAAGGTGCTCATCCCGACACAGGCGGCTGTTCGCAATCTGATTTCCGCCCGACTCGCAGCCGATGTAATGGGAGTACCGACGATTATCGTGGCTCGCACGGATGCCAACGGTGCTTTCCTCATCACGAGTGACATCGATGAGCAGGATCAGCCATTCTTGACCGGTGAGCGCACTCCAGAAGGTTTCTTCCGACTGCGTGGCGGCCTGGATGCAGCCATTGCCCGCGGCCTCGCGTATGCACCGTATGCAGACCTGATCTGGTGCGAAACGTCTGAGCCGAATCTGGAAGAAGCACGTCGCTTTGCAGAGGCCATCCATGAAAAATTCCCTGGAAAGCTGCTTGCTTACAACTGCTCGCCATCCTTTAACTGGAAGAAAAAGCTGGATGAAGAGTCGATTGCACGCTTCCAGGATGAGCTGGGCGAGATGGGCTACAAGTTCCAGTTCGTGACTTTGGCCGGTTTCCATTCTCTGAACTACGGCATGTTTGAACTGGCGAGAGGCTATCGTGATCGCGGCATGGCTGCTTATTCTGAGCTGCAGCAAGCGGAGTTCGGCAGCGAGATCCATGGCTATACGGCCACTCGCCACCAGCGCGAGGTAGGTACCGGTTACTTTGATGAAATCGCTCAAGTCATCGCAGGGGGAACATCCTCTACGACTGCACTTAGCGGATCTACCGAGGAAGAACAGTTCGCTCATCAGTGA
- a CDS encoding Crp/Fnr family transcriptional regulator, producing MIQSVFDSALFKGINVSDTAYVASLFTERKFQKNQVIFFQNDPGDEMYIIKSGVLKIYREDDSKQIIFGHQFPGETIGELEVIHHDNRRLASVAAIENSKVWMIRKAALEELIKIYPDILRKLFYVVSERLAQADRKLEYLAFLDSRIRVVNLLLDLHSNFGVKTNEGYLINWKITQSHFSNMIGINRESAARVLQELQKEKVISINQKLIYILNLDVLQQMSGENLGPLHLRQWHSTYKYDIVSN from the coding sequence GTGATTCAATCCGTTTTTGACTCTGCTCTATTCAAGGGTATTAATGTATCAGATACGGCATATGTAGCGTCTTTATTCACCGAGCGGAAATTTCAAAAAAATCAGGTTATATTTTTCCAAAATGATCCCGGGGATGAGATGTATATTATTAAATCCGGGGTATTAAAGATTTATCGAGAAGACGACAGTAAACAAATTATCTTCGGACACCAATTCCCCGGGGAGACAATTGGTGAACTCGAAGTCATACACCATGATAATCGTCGTTTGGCTTCAGTGGCAGCTATTGAGAATTCCAAAGTATGGATGATAAGGAAGGCGGCTTTAGAAGAACTTATTAAAATTTACCCCGATATTTTACGTAAATTGTTTTATGTAGTCAGTGAACGGTTAGCACAAGCTGATCGAAAATTAGAATACCTTGCCTTTCTTGACAGCCGTATTCGAGTAGTTAATTTACTTTTAGACTTACACTCAAATTTTGGTGTGAAAACCAATGAAGGATATCTGATCAACTGGAAGATTACTCAAAGCCATTTTTCTAATATGATTGGTATCAATCGGGAGTCTGCCGCACGTGTTTTGCAGGAGCTACAAAAAGAAAAAGTAATATCTATTAACCAAAAGCTGATTTATATTCTGAACTTAGATGTATTACAACAAATGTCCGGTGAAAATCTAGGGCCTCTACATCTTAGGCAATGGCATTCAACTTATAAGTATGATATTGTGAGTAACTAA
- a CDS encoding DUF927 domain-containing protein gives MSFNIYESSEYKSLLAHREGRSIPALSPVQPKNSQTGSKAVYKHHQLPALSLSDELAAIIVEKTTQVEQKEIVEIQEDSLPNAVKRFVPGFNVHPKAVVPEDYALSKLPGEGICKVSICKDGTPLSTPILDKAIAISAIYSGKFGGPNEQAVLEFYEPHDGQVKQIIVDREILSKPSSITSLNNYGYSVTHTGRNSEATKLIQYLKDYERENYDRIPRIDTTHKLGWSPTMDEFLPCVSGKIRIVPRGKEEKNLLEKGFVVLGTELQKYISTIQPILLDSVVATYIYAMAFASPLLKILGVPGFSVELARNSGYGKSVVQKLAMGAFGNPDVLVKQWKATPYAIETFLDFSDNLPTALEDAQLNKDIDFITDVFYMVFNGNGKIRGSLQGNRITPTFSGILISSAETESEKRINIDGINRRLNTLTKKPFKDKATVKKYARILEKLHKEIHGLAGKYWIDFLISNKGYWDEWEQCYQDAVQKLDDLLKNAPYSEADKDMMEEQNRLLAVGVVTLQLMNKCFSFGIDVTKTMKEIIEAVYSYMDGASKPIVALRMIVNYAITNEKSLFSAETKTGQQYGVIRPGEYLAIQEETVKYLLEKGGYNLSVLDSWKEWGILQFDSNGKKPQIEIVVGFGKKQKKRLLKFGWTKLEDYIEQGFYDVDVLGDPQAKVVEVLKPNGKGKVFRIDSESE, from the coding sequence ATGAGCTTTAATATCTATGAATCGAGTGAGTACAAGTCTCTTTTAGCACATAGGGAAGGTCGTAGCATCCCAGCACTCTCTCCTGTACAACCGAAAAACAGTCAGACTGGTAGTAAGGCAGTTTATAAACATCACCAACTCCCCGCCTTGTCGTTATCGGATGAACTCGCCGCGATTATTGTAGAAAAAACAACTCAAGTAGAACAGAAGGAAATTGTAGAGATTCAAGAAGATAGTTTACCGAATGCCGTAAAGCGCTTTGTACCAGGCTTTAACGTACATCCAAAAGCTGTTGTACCAGAAGACTATGCTTTGTCAAAACTGCCGGGAGAAGGTATTTGCAAGGTTAGCATTTGCAAAGACGGTACCCCACTCTCAACCCCGATCCTCGACAAGGCAATTGCGATTTCAGCTATTTACAGTGGTAAATTTGGTGGACCTAATGAGCAAGCTGTATTGGAATTTTATGAACCACACGATGGACAGGTGAAACAAATCATTGTTGACCGTGAAATTCTTAGCAAGCCTAGTTCGATCACTTCGTTGAATAATTATGGCTACAGTGTAACTCACACTGGTAGAAACTCAGAGGCTACAAAGTTGATCCAATACTTGAAAGATTACGAACGGGAAAATTATGACCGTATTCCACGTATTGATACCACCCATAAGCTGGGATGGTCGCCAACTATGGATGAGTTTTTACCATGTGTATCAGGAAAAATTCGAATTGTTCCTCGGGGAAAAGAAGAGAAAAACCTTTTAGAGAAAGGGTTTGTTGTACTTGGTACGGAATTGCAAAAGTACATTTCAACAATTCAACCGATATTGTTGGATAGTGTAGTCGCAACTTATATCTACGCTATGGCTTTTGCCTCACCGCTTTTAAAGATCCTTGGTGTACCCGGGTTTTCTGTAGAACTTGCAAGAAACTCAGGTTACGGGAAGTCTGTAGTGCAGAAATTGGCAATGGGTGCTTTCGGAAATCCAGATGTGTTAGTAAAACAGTGGAAAGCGACACCGTACGCTATCGAAACGTTCTTGGACTTTTCGGACAATTTACCAACAGCTTTAGAAGATGCCCAATTAAACAAGGATATCGATTTTATAACTGATGTATTCTACATGGTATTTAATGGAAACGGAAAAATTAGGGGTTCGCTACAGGGTAATCGGATTACACCCACTTTTTCGGGTATCTTGATCTCTTCAGCCGAAACTGAAAGCGAGAAACGTATAAATATTGACGGTATCAACCGTAGGCTAAACACACTAACGAAGAAGCCTTTTAAGGATAAAGCAACTGTAAAAAAATATGCACGTATACTTGAAAAACTTCATAAAGAGATTCATGGATTAGCGGGGAAGTATTGGATAGATTTCCTAATTTCCAATAAGGGGTATTGGGATGAATGGGAACAGTGCTACCAGGACGCCGTTCAAAAGCTTGATGATCTCTTGAAAAATGCTCCTTATAGTGAAGCTGATAAGGATATGATGGAAGAACAAAATCGACTCTTGGCAGTAGGTGTAGTTACTCTACAGCTAATGAATAAATGCTTCTCTTTCGGTATTGATGTAACTAAGACCATGAAGGAAATCATCGAGGCTGTTTACTCCTACATGGATGGAGCTAGTAAACCAATTGTAGCTTTGCGTATGATTGTAAACTATGCAATTACAAATGAAAAGTCACTATTTTCTGCTGAAACCAAGACAGGTCAGCAGTACGGAGTTATCCGGCCAGGCGAATATTTAGCCATTCAAGAGGAAACTGTGAAGTATTTGTTGGAAAAAGGCGGGTACAATCTTTCCGTTCTCGATTCGTGGAAAGAGTGGGGTATTCTTCAATTCGACTCAAACGGGAAAAAACCGCAAATCGAAATTGTTGTTGGCTTCGGAAAAAAGCAGAAAAAACGCTTACTGAAATTCGGTTGGACAAAACTTGAAGATTATATTGAACAAGGCTTTTATGATGTAGATGTTCTCGGAGATCCCCAAGCTAAGGTGGTAGAAGTCCTGAAACCTAATGGTAAGGGTAAAGTGTTTCGCATCGATTCTGAATCTGAATAA
- a CDS encoding CPBP family glutamic-type intramembrane protease, with the protein MIIAIGGGIAVSMVIIALDRLYFFPNIPQLAQLQAPEFSRWIGLTTIFYGGIVEELQVRLGLMTFCVWLFYRLLGKKTSSWMFMIAILLTSLLFGLLHLPATAQALGELSPMIVLRGIVLNSLGGLLFGWLYWKKGLEYAMIAHLTADLMLHVIFS; encoded by the coding sequence GTGATCATTGCAATCGGTGGGGGCATTGCAGTCTCTATGGTGATCATCGCACTAGATCGACTCTACTTTTTCCCGAACATTCCCCAGCTAGCGCAGCTTCAGGCACCCGAGTTTTCTCGCTGGATTGGGCTTACAACCATCTTTTATGGGGGTATCGTAGAAGAGTTGCAGGTACGCCTGGGTTTGATGACTTTTTGCGTCTGGCTGTTTTATCGCCTGCTCGGGAAAAAAACGAGCAGTTGGATGTTCATGATTGCCATATTGCTCACCAGTCTGCTATTTGGCTTGCTTCACCTTCCAGCTACAGCCCAGGCTTTGGGTGAGTTGTCCCCGATGATTGTTCTACGCGGGATTGTCTTGAACTCTTTGGGTGGGCTCCTGTTTGGCTGGCTCTATTGGAAAAAGGGGCTGGAATATGCCATGATCGCCCACTTGACAGCAGACCTTATGCTGCACGTGATCTTTTCCTGA
- a CDS encoding S-layer homology domain-containing protein has product MMGILRPILIFALLFCFISQAALAQGAIPQDAKYNSDAVWALNLKIIKPYPDGRFYPDKPVSEAEFLDMLFNYYKVKLPTNANSASYAHASTLKWPIFSNTEARKKPMTREHAAELLSASLGVNYRAEDAVYYLFYNRFINYTDKPTLASFKAKSILTRVDAVHFIRMLEIRGNLTIKPIHDSPSMPKIGINDEALLKPIKGSILLSADRASQPSVDSFVKNLKIMGNTLTGTIPNIPVGYSYSIIYRSGHKWGVGDKAIKGLNPGQTFSVDISKRGEKAGIDLFLDIEREGMNGVYVDIPSLQADYVAERAIDRPFEISIPPAEKPKLKLPPYEFIMYATQRFGFNSKYDGKNFSTKAPEKFETPDNSTYSVLIQNGVNDKKGLDLGSLLPGQSLIIDISNYQQDVSVFLLVYQNGSLARYAELKPKLKQQQFTISLPPLPIFNN; this is encoded by the coding sequence ATGATGGGAATATTACGACCGATACTTATCTTTGCATTATTGTTTTGTTTTATTAGTCAAGCTGCTTTAGCCCAAGGTGCCATCCCGCAGGATGCGAAATATAATTCTGATGCAGTTTGGGCTTTAAACTTGAAAATAATTAAGCCGTACCCAGATGGAAGGTTCTATCCAGACAAGCCCGTCTCTGAGGCAGAATTTCTAGATATGCTTTTCAATTACTATAAGGTTAAGCTGCCTACTAACGCTAACTCAGCTTCATATGCGCACGCTTCAACACTCAAATGGCCAATTTTCTCCAATACTGAAGCACGCAAGAAACCAATGACACGTGAGCATGCAGCTGAACTATTATCCGCTTCTCTAGGTGTAAATTATCGCGCTGAAGATGCCGTATACTATTTATTTTACAATCGCTTTATTAATTACACAGACAAACCTACTTTGGCGTCATTTAAGGCTAAGTCCATACTAACTCGTGTTGATGCAGTTCATTTTATTAGAATGCTTGAGATTAGAGGAAATTTAACAATCAAGCCCATTCACGATTCCCCATCAATGCCAAAAATCGGCATAAATGATGAAGCCCTATTAAAACCTATTAAAGGTAGCATACTTCTCTCGGCTGATCGTGCTTCACAACCCTCTGTGGACTCTTTTGTAAAGAACCTTAAAATAATGGGGAATACATTAACTGGAACTATTCCAAATATACCCGTTGGCTATTCTTACAGCATAATTTATCGTAGTGGACATAAATGGGGCGTAGGAGATAAAGCGATTAAAGGATTAAATCCTGGTCAAACGTTTTCTGTTGATATCTCAAAGCGTGGTGAAAAAGCTGGAATAGACCTTTTCCTAGATATTGAACGAGAAGGAATGAATGGGGTTTATGTAGATATTCCATCGCTTCAAGCCGATTATGTTGCGGAACGTGCGATTGACCGTCCCTTTGAAATCTCTATTCCGCCTGCGGAGAAACCAAAACTAAAGCTGCCACCATATGAGTTTATCATGTACGCGACTCAGAGATTTGGGTTCAATTCAAAATATGACGGCAAAAACTTTTCTACAAAAGCACCAGAAAAATTTGAGACGCCAGATAACAGTACTTATTCTGTATTAATACAAAATGGAGTAAATGACAAAAAAGGATTAGACTTAGGGTCTTTATTGCCGGGACAATCTCTAATAATTGATATATCGAACTATCAGCAAGATGTATCTGTATTTTTGCTTGTTTATCAAAATGGCTCTCTTGCCAGATATGCTGAACTAAAGCCAAAACTAAAGCAACAACAATTTACGATCTCCTTACCACCCCTGCCTATATTTAATAATTGA
- a CDS encoding tyrosine-type recombinase/integrase, with product MDTFFYSGLPEYIFLTAFGDPLTPNIFSRRLKQYAMKGKISGIRVSPHTFRHTFAKYYILNGGDPFSLQNILGHSTMDMVRKYVQMYSEDVKIQHNKFSPLKRLNR from the coding sequence ATGGACACTTTTTTTTACTCCGGTCTGCCTGAATACATCTTTTTGACAGCGTTTGGTGATCCGCTTACCCCAAACATCTTTAGCCGTCGCCTAAAACAGTATGCAATGAAGGGCAAGATTTCCGGAATACGTGTTTCTCCACACACATTTCGTCATACCTTCGCTAAATATTACATTTTGAACGGCGGTGACCCATTCTCCCTGCAAAACATCTTGGGTCATTCGACAATGGATATGGTACGAAAATACGTACAGATGTACAGCGAGGATGTAAAAATACAGCATAATAAATTTAGTCCACTAAAAAGATTAAATAGATAA